One Tunturibacter gelidoferens genomic region harbors:
- a CDS encoding DNA-directed RNA polymerase subunit omega gives MRSDLIFGALTHVNNRYELCQLASKATRKLHKPNTRLQDTTNEVLDRFKDTIPMDESGEAVVEKVQLQERRAA, from the coding sequence ATGCGCTCGGATCTGATTTTTGGAGCTCTCACGCACGTGAACAACCGCTATGAGCTTTGTCAACTGGCGTCGAAAGCGACGCGTAAACTGCATAAGCCAAACACGCGGTTGCAGGACACCACCAACGAAGTTCTGGATCGCTTCAAGGACACCATTCCAATGGATGAGTCTGGCGAAGCTGTCGTAGAAAAGGTACAATTACAAGAGCGCCGCGCGGCATAA
- a CDS encoding YifB family Mg chelatase-like AAA ATPase, whose translation MLFKARSAAVYGIDAHIIDVEVDFSNIKLDQEQFHTVGLPDAAVRESRDRVRSAIKNSGFEIPPTRITINLAPADLKKEGSGFDLPIAIGILGAYGSLHIKDLSDYLLVGELGLDGSLRAVQGMLPIAVAARAKGIPNLIIPASNAREAAVVEGVNVYPVKSLLEVRELLNSAVLGGIKATPLKVETTDLLNEMQHFPFDFKDVRGQQVAKRALEVAAAGGHNILMIGPPGSGKTMLAKRLPSILAPLRFEEALETTKIHSVAGVLDSEQGLVAHRPFRSPHHTISDAGLIGGGMMPRPGEVSLAHNGLLFLDELPEFPRNVLEVLRQPLEDGHVTIARAAMSLSFPARFMLAAAMNPCPCGYFNDKSRECMCTPPMIQRYVSKVSGPLLDRIDIHIEVPAVQYKELRGGAAAEGSEQIRERVLAARERQHRRFAQAGDRTKGSAKAASRQIFSNSQMNTQQIRAYCELSSDAERLLERAMQQQGLSARAHDRILKVARTIADLGGEQDIAVKHIAEAIQYRTLDRSYWS comes from the coding sequence ATGCTTTTCAAGGCTCGCAGTGCTGCAGTGTATGGGATTGACGCCCACATCATCGATGTAGAAGTCGATTTTTCCAACATCAAGTTAGACCAGGAACAGTTTCACACGGTGGGATTGCCGGACGCAGCTGTGCGGGAGAGTCGTGACCGTGTGCGTTCTGCGATCAAGAACTCTGGTTTCGAAATCCCGCCCACGCGGATCACGATCAACCTGGCTCCCGCAGACTTAAAGAAAGAAGGTTCGGGATTCGACCTACCTATTGCGATCGGGATATTGGGAGCCTATGGCTCACTGCACATCAAGGATCTGAGCGATTATCTGCTGGTGGGGGAGTTGGGGTTGGATGGCAGCCTGCGGGCGGTGCAGGGGATGCTGCCGATTGCGGTGGCGGCGCGCGCAAAAGGGATTCCGAACCTCATTATTCCGGCGAGCAATGCGCGGGAGGCGGCGGTAGTTGAGGGTGTCAACGTTTATCCGGTGAAGTCGCTGCTGGAGGTGCGAGAGCTGTTGAACTCGGCGGTGCTGGGTGGCATCAAGGCTACTCCGCTAAAAGTGGAGACGACTGATCTGCTTAACGAAATGCAGCACTTTCCATTCGACTTCAAAGACGTGCGCGGCCAGCAAGTAGCGAAGCGCGCTCTCGAGGTAGCGGCCGCTGGCGGACACAATATTTTGATGATTGGACCGCCAGGATCGGGCAAGACGATGCTCGCCAAGCGACTGCCGTCCATCCTCGCTCCGCTTAGATTCGAAGAGGCGCTTGAAACGACGAAGATTCACTCGGTTGCAGGTGTTTTGGATTCTGAGCAAGGACTGGTGGCCCATCGGCCGTTCCGGTCGCCACACCACACGATTTCAGACGCCGGTTTGATTGGCGGCGGGATGATGCCGCGGCCGGGCGAGGTGTCGCTGGCCCACAACGGGCTGCTCTTTCTGGATGAGCTGCCGGAGTTTCCGCGAAACGTGTTGGAGGTGCTGCGACAGCCATTGGAGGACGGTCATGTAACGATCGCCCGTGCGGCGATGAGTTTGAGCTTTCCTGCGCGGTTCATGCTTGCAGCCGCAATGAATCCTTGCCCCTGTGGATATTTCAACGACAAGTCGCGGGAGTGCATGTGTACGCCGCCGATGATCCAGCGATATGTTTCGAAGGTCTCCGGGCCCTTACTTGACCGGATTGATATTCATATAGAGGTTCCCGCAGTGCAATATAAGGAGTTGCGGGGTGGGGCAGCGGCAGAGGGGTCAGAGCAGATTCGTGAGCGCGTTCTGGCGGCGAGGGAGCGGCAGCATAGGCGGTTCGCGCAGGCGGGGGATCGGACCAAGGGCTCAGCGAAAGCAGCTTCACGGCAGATATTTTCTAACTCACAGATGAATACACAGCAGATACGTGCCTATTGCGAGCTATCGTCTGATGCTGAACGACTGCTCGAACGCGCCATGCAGCAGCAGGGGTTGAGTGCTCGGGCACATGACCGTATCTTAAAGGTAGCAAGAACGATAGCAGATTTGGGAGGGGAGCAGGATATCGCAGTTAAACATATCGCAGAAGCAATTCAATACCGCACTTTAGACCGAAGTTACTGGTCCTGA
- a CDS encoding riboflavin synthase, with amino-acid sequence MFTGLIETTGKLLAITPTAGATRITIASPTLTARLNTGDSIAVNGVCLTALSIEPNAFPPRFSADLAGETIARTTLTHLRPDAIVNLELPTPAGSPLGGHVVQGHVDGTATLISLAPITPNQPDTDWRLRIQLPDTLTRYVVPQGSITIEGISLTVASIVDNVVEVAIIPHTYASTSLHTLTPGSPLNIEVDVLSKYAERQHLPEKFTLTEEYLIANGY; translated from the coding sequence ATGTTCACTGGACTGATCGAGACCACCGGCAAGCTTCTAGCCATCACTCCAACCGCAGGCGCGACCCGCATCACCATCGCCTCGCCCACGCTCACCGCGCGCCTTAACACCGGCGACAGCATTGCAGTCAACGGCGTCTGCCTGACGGCTCTCAGCATCGAGCCCAACGCCTTCCCGCCGCGCTTCTCGGCAGACCTGGCCGGCGAAACCATCGCCCGCACCACCCTCACCCACCTGCGCCCCGATGCCATCGTCAACCTGGAGCTCCCGACACCAGCAGGCTCGCCGCTAGGCGGCCACGTCGTTCAAGGCCACGTCGACGGAACCGCGACCCTCATCTCCCTCGCCCCCATCACGCCCAACCAGCCCGATACCGACTGGCGTCTCCGCATCCAGCTCCCCGACACGCTTACCCGATACGTAGTTCCCCAGGGCTCCATCACCATCGAAGGCATCAGCCTCACCGTAGCCTCCATCGTGGACAACGTGGTCGAGGTAGCCATCATCCCCCACACCTACGCCTCCACCAGCCTCCACACCCTCACCCCCGGCTCCCCCCTCAACATTGAGGTAGACGTCCTCAGCAAATACGCCGAACGCCAACACTTACCAGAAAAATTCACCCTCACCGAGGAGTACCTCATCGCCAACGGCTACTGA
- the ribD gene encoding bifunctional diaminohydroxyphosphoribosylaminopyrimidine deaminase/5-amino-6-(5-phosphoribosylamino)uracil reductase RibD, which yields MQPAQPTRAAQDQAFMQQALKLAAETIVLASPNPQVGCVLTQMPPSGGVPKIIGEGAHLYANRDHAEIVALKQAAQRGLSTVGATAYVTLEPCSHHGRTGPCADALIAAGVSRCVVATQDPNPQVSGEGLAKLRAAGIEVTVGLLQQHARDLNDAFAHFIQHRTPFVTLKAALSVDGKLAPPPASRFPNQPHWLTGPAARYEVQLLRHASDAVLTGIGTVLADDPQLTDRSGLFGPNNLPRRRPLLRVILDTQLRIPLSSQLVRSANNPHDSGEPDLLILCGKTAPNARITALTDLRIQVETLPDHAGRLSLPAVLSTLAERNILSLLLECGSHLNGAFLQQNLVDKAVLIYAETELGDQAIPFAQGIGSPYLFEESLHRVTRATYGPDACVTGYLHDPWPNPVPPPSKAIS from the coding sequence ATGCAGCCTGCCCAACCAACCCGCGCCGCCCAAGATCAGGCCTTCATGCAGCAAGCGCTCAAGCTCGCCGCAGAGACCATCGTCCTTGCCTCGCCCAACCCGCAGGTAGGCTGCGTCCTCACCCAGATGCCACCCAGCGGAGGCGTCCCGAAGATCATCGGCGAAGGAGCGCATCTCTACGCCAACCGCGACCACGCCGAGATCGTAGCCCTCAAACAAGCTGCCCAGCGCGGCCTCTCCACCGTAGGAGCTACTGCCTACGTCACCCTCGAACCCTGCAGCCATCACGGCCGCACCGGCCCCTGCGCCGACGCCCTCATCGCCGCTGGCGTCAGTCGCTGCGTCGTCGCCACCCAGGACCCCAACCCGCAGGTCAGCGGCGAGGGACTAGCCAAGCTCCGCGCAGCAGGCATCGAGGTCACCGTCGGCCTCCTCCAACAGCACGCCCGCGACCTAAACGATGCCTTCGCCCACTTCATCCAGCACCGCACTCCCTTCGTGACACTCAAGGCCGCGCTCTCGGTCGACGGCAAACTCGCACCGCCACCAGCCTCCCGCTTCCCCAACCAACCTCACTGGCTCACCGGCCCCGCCGCACGCTACGAAGTCCAACTCCTTCGCCACGCCTCCGACGCAGTCCTCACCGGCATCGGCACCGTCCTCGCCGACGACCCGCAACTCACCGACAGAAGCGGGCTCTTCGGACCCAACAACCTCCCACGACGCCGCCCCCTCCTCCGCGTCATCCTCGACACCCAACTCCGGATCCCTCTCTCCTCCCAACTGGTTCGCTCCGCCAACAACCCCCACGACTCAGGCGAGCCAGACCTGCTAATCCTCTGCGGTAAGACTGCGCCAAATGCCAGGATCACTGCTCTAACCGACCTCCGCATACAGGTGGAAACCCTCCCCGACCACGCTGGACGCCTCAGCCTCCCCGCCGTCCTCTCCACCCTCGCCGAGCGCAACATCCTCAGCCTCCTGCTCGAGTGCGGCTCCCACCTCAACGGAGCCTTCCTTCAGCAAAACCTGGTCGACAAAGCCGTCCTCATCTACGCCGAGACCGAGCTAGGCGACCAGGCCATCCCCTTCGCCCAGGGCATCGGCTCCCCCTACCTCTTCGAAGAGTCCCTGCACCGTGTCACCCGTGCCACCTACGGCCCCGATGCCTGCGTCACCGGCTACCTCCACGACCCATGGCCCAACCCCGTCCCACCACCATCGAAAGCGATAAGCTAA
- a CDS encoding beta-glucosidase family protein yields MSLKKSKYLAVAFCLGALSVVSVASWAQAVPAEKADEARVDRLLKQMTLEEKMNLIRGGLEDPSVYQAQAGYLPGVPRLHVPSLRMADGPPGLLTRVAGQAETATMGVAATFSAKDAEANGAVIGREARSLGIDVVLQPFINIDRDITFARAYNTFGEDPMLSGAMGAAEVRGAQAQGVMAMAKHYVGYDSNGYNIFIDQQTLHEVYAAPFVDAIGAGVSSVMCSYNRINGPFACGNSDTLKTILKEEMGFKGFVTSDWGGVHSVLFLNEGLDMEMPGAAEADSPFKAFINNYFVTAPPDTTPVKPLDPEALAGILGGPIPEEPQGNGLDLGGFPRDNDKTTMREALKNGTVTEATITAAARRVLYEIDRFGYLDGKQKHTVTAQDVEANAAVIRKTAEDAAVLLKNEHALPLGNDDLQSLAMIGPGAGQVAAIGTFGERSPGLTERQIGPLEALKKGAPTANITYAVDDDMTGVPVPAAALSHDGKPGLLRIDSRGSKVEDAQLDFTHSNGKSLPASGTVTWKGTLTVPSAGEYWMYLQVLGARGRLMIDGKRVGQTGAAKGTVHGDVQYATQDNGFPTVDGLDNVRRAVQLTAGPHSITVMASSDTSNKPEQIRLNWTTPELRESNHKAAIDAAKKAHTAVVFVWTRGKPDFALPGEQDKLVDEIAAVNPNTIVVMNVSQPVAMPWLGKVKGVLQMWWTGDEGGWATADVLLGKVSPAGRLPFTWAKQLTDYAANDPAHPERSAKGVDGKTTYSEGVDVGYRWFDKEKIEPLFPFGFGLSYTTFEYSDLKVAKASDNGLDVSIRVKNTGAVAGDEVPQVYLDAPEQQPQGVQFAPKTLAAFDRVTLAPGESKDVTMHVWPRALEYWSVAEKKWVRSDARRVRVGSSSRDLKLTAEK; encoded by the coding sequence ATGTCTTTGAAGAAGAGCAAGTACCTTGCAGTGGCTTTTTGTCTGGGTGCATTGAGCGTTGTGTCTGTTGCCTCGTGGGCACAGGCGGTTCCGGCAGAGAAGGCCGATGAGGCGCGGGTGGATCGGCTGCTGAAGCAGATGACGCTGGAAGAGAAGATGAATCTGATCCGCGGTGGGCTTGAGGATCCTTCTGTTTATCAAGCGCAGGCGGGATATCTGCCTGGAGTGCCGCGGCTGCATGTTCCTTCGCTGCGCATGGCCGATGGGCCGCCGGGTTTGTTGACGCGGGTGGCGGGGCAGGCGGAGACGGCGACGATGGGTGTTGCTGCGACCTTCAGCGCGAAGGATGCCGAGGCGAACGGTGCGGTGATTGGGCGTGAGGCGCGGTCGCTGGGCATCGATGTGGTGCTGCAGCCGTTTATCAACATCGATCGCGATATCACGTTCGCGCGCGCCTACAACACGTTTGGGGAAGACCCGATGCTGAGTGGCGCGATGGGCGCGGCGGAGGTTCGCGGAGCACAGGCGCAGGGCGTGATGGCGATGGCGAAGCACTATGTGGGGTACGACTCGAATGGCTACAACATCTTCATCGACCAGCAGACGCTGCACGAGGTTTACGCCGCACCGTTTGTGGATGCGATTGGGGCCGGCGTGTCGTCGGTAATGTGCTCTTACAACCGCATCAATGGGCCGTTTGCTTGCGGCAATAGCGATACGCTGAAGACGATTTTGAAGGAGGAGATGGGGTTCAAGGGGTTTGTGACCTCGGACTGGGGCGGCGTGCACAGCGTTCTGTTTCTGAACGAAGGGCTGGATATGGAGATGCCTGGCGCGGCGGAGGCGGATAGTCCGTTCAAGGCGTTCATCAATAATTATTTTGTGACGGCTCCGCCTGACACTACGCCGGTGAAGCCTCTCGACCCGGAGGCGCTGGCGGGAATTCTTGGCGGGCCGATTCCGGAGGAGCCGCAGGGGAATGGGCTGGACCTGGGTGGTTTCCCGCGCGATAACGACAAGACGACGATGCGGGAGGCTCTGAAGAACGGGACGGTGACCGAGGCTACGATTACGGCTGCTGCGCGGCGCGTGCTGTATGAGATCGATCGGTTCGGCTATCTGGATGGCAAGCAGAAGCATACGGTGACGGCGCAGGATGTGGAGGCTAATGCTGCGGTGATTCGGAAGACGGCCGAAGATGCGGCGGTGTTGTTGAAGAATGAGCACGCGCTCCCGCTGGGCAATGATGACTTGCAGTCGCTGGCGATGATCGGGCCGGGGGCTGGTCAGGTTGCGGCGATCGGGACGTTCGGAGAGCGGAGTCCGGGGTTGACGGAGCGGCAGATTGGTCCGCTGGAGGCGCTGAAGAAGGGTGCTCCCACGGCCAACATTACGTATGCGGTGGATGACGATATGACTGGCGTGCCGGTTCCGGCGGCGGCGCTGTCGCATGATGGGAAACCGGGGTTGTTGCGTATTGATAGCAGAGGAAGCAAGGTTGAAGACGCGCAGTTGGATTTTACGCACAGCAATGGAAAGTCACTGCCGGCGAGTGGAACCGTGACGTGGAAGGGAACGCTGACGGTGCCGAGCGCGGGGGAGTACTGGATGTACCTGCAGGTGCTGGGTGCGCGTGGAAGGCTGATGATCGACGGCAAGCGCGTGGGGCAGACGGGCGCGGCGAAGGGTACGGTGCACGGCGATGTGCAGTACGCGACGCAGGATAATGGATTTCCGACGGTCGATGGGCTGGACAATGTTCGGCGTGCGGTGCAGCTGACTGCGGGGCCGCACTCGATTACGGTGATGGCGAGTAGCGATACTTCGAATAAGCCAGAGCAGATTCGGTTGAACTGGACGACGCCGGAGCTGCGGGAGAGCAACCACAAGGCGGCTATCGATGCAGCGAAGAAGGCGCATACGGCGGTGGTGTTTGTGTGGACGCGAGGCAAGCCGGACTTCGCACTGCCAGGAGAGCAGGACAAGCTCGTGGATGAGATTGCGGCTGTGAATCCGAACACGATTGTGGTGATGAACGTCAGCCAGCCGGTGGCGATGCCGTGGTTGGGCAAAGTAAAGGGCGTGCTGCAGATGTGGTGGACGGGGGATGAAGGCGGATGGGCTACGGCAGATGTTCTGCTGGGCAAGGTTAGTCCGGCTGGGCGGTTGCCGTTTACGTGGGCGAAGCAGCTGACGGACTATGCGGCGAATGATCCGGCGCATCCGGAGCGGTCGGCTAAGGGTGTGGATGGGAAGACGACGTACTCGGAGGGCGTGGATGTTGGGTACCGGTGGTTCGATAAGGAGAAGATCGAGCCGCTGTTTCCGTTTGGATTCGGGCTTTCATACACGACGTTTGAGTACTCGGATCTGAAGGTGGCGAAGGCTTCGGATAACGGGCTGGATGTTTCGATTCGGGTGAAGAATACGGGCGCGGTTGCGGGGGATGAGGTGCCGCAGGTGTACCTGGATGCTCCGGAGCAGCAACCGCAGGGGGTGCAGTTTGCGCCGAAGACGCTGGCGGCGTTTGATCGCGTTACGCTGGCGCCGGGCGAGAGCAAGGATGTGACGATGCATGTGTGGCCGCGTGCGCTCGAGTACTGGTCGGTTGCGGAGAAGAAGTGGGTGCGGTCGGATGCGCGGCGAGTGCGGGTGGGGTCGTCTTCGCGGGATTTGAAGCTGACTGCTGAGAAGTAG
- the rho gene encoding transcription termination factor Rho has product MTISELKEHNIAELGKLARGLDIAGTSGLRKQDLIFKILQAQSEKEGHIFAEGVLEILPDGYGFLRSPDYNYLPGPDDIYVSPSQIRKFDLKTGDTISGNVRPPHEGEKYFALVKIEAINFESPEETRNKILFDNLTPLYAQERVKMETVREHISGRVMDLLTPVGKGQRGLIVAPPRTGKTMLLQSIANSITANHPEVVLIVLLIDERPEEVTDMQRSVKGEVISSTFDEPAARHVQVAEMVIEKAKRLVEHKRDVVILLDSITRLARAYNTIVPPSGKVLSGGVDSNALQRPKRFFGAARNIEEGGSLTIIATALVDTGSRMDEVIFEEFKGTGNMEVILDRKLVDKRVFPAIDIQRSGTRKEELLIPKEDLQRTWILRKVLNPLSPVEAMELLTDKLAKTRNNQEFLHNMSSI; this is encoded by the coding sequence ATGACTATTTCCGAGTTAAAAGAACACAACATCGCGGAGCTGGGTAAACTAGCGCGCGGTCTCGACATTGCCGGAACCAGTGGTCTCCGCAAGCAAGACCTTATCTTCAAGATTTTGCAGGCGCAGAGCGAAAAAGAGGGGCATATCTTTGCAGAAGGTGTGCTTGAAATTCTGCCCGATGGTTACGGCTTCCTTCGCTCTCCCGACTACAACTATCTGCCCGGTCCCGATGACATCTACGTTTCTCCTTCACAGATTCGCAAGTTTGACCTGAAGACAGGGGACACGATCAGCGGCAATGTCCGTCCGCCGCACGAGGGCGAGAAGTACTTCGCGCTGGTCAAGATCGAGGCGATCAACTTCGAGTCGCCGGAAGAGACACGAAATAAGATTCTGTTCGACAACCTGACGCCTTTGTACGCCCAGGAGCGGGTGAAGATGGAGACGGTTCGCGAGCATATCTCCGGCCGGGTGATGGATTTGCTGACGCCGGTTGGTAAAGGGCAGCGAGGGTTGATTGTGGCTCCCCCGCGTACTGGCAAGACGATGTTGCTGCAGTCAATCGCTAATAGCATCACGGCGAATCATCCGGAGGTGGTGCTGATCGTTCTGCTGATCGATGAGCGCCCGGAAGAAGTGACCGATATGCAGCGTAGCGTCAAAGGTGAAGTGATAAGCTCCACCTTCGATGAGCCGGCGGCGCGTCACGTCCAGGTTGCTGAGATGGTGATCGAGAAGGCCAAGCGGTTGGTGGAGCACAAGCGCGATGTGGTGATCCTGCTGGACTCGATCACGCGTCTGGCGCGTGCGTACAACACGATCGTTCCACCTTCGGGCAAAGTGCTCTCAGGCGGTGTGGATTCGAATGCTCTGCAGAGGCCGAAGCGCTTCTTCGGTGCGGCTCGCAACATCGAGGAAGGTGGTTCGCTGACCATCATCGCGACTGCGCTCGTTGATACCGGCTCGCGCATGGATGAGGTGATCTTCGAGGAGTTCAAGGGAACCGGCAACATGGAAGTGATTCTGGATCGCAAGCTGGTAGATAAGCGCGTGTTTCCGGCGATCGACATTCAGCGTTCCGGGACACGTAAGGAAGAGCTGCTGATTCCGAAAGAGGATCTGCAACGGACCTGGATTCTGCGCAAGGTACTGAATCCGTTGTCGCCTGTTGAAGCGATGGAGCTGCTGACCGACAAGCTGGCAAAGACTCGGAACAACCAGGAGTTTCTACACAACATGAGCTCGATCTAA